The Microterricola viridarii nucleotide sequence GCCCGGTCGCCGAGTGCGTGGAAGTGCACCTGGAAGTCGTCGGCGTCGAGCGCGGTCACGATTTCGCGCAGCTTCTCGGGGTCGATGAAGGAGAGCCCGCTGTTGGCGGTGTCGTGACCGCAGCTGTCGCGGTACGGGGTGAGCATGGCCGCCGTCTGGTTCTCGGCGACGCCGTCGACCATGATCTTGACGGTTCCGAGGGAAAAGCGGTCCTCGTGGCCGAGGGCCCTCACGGCTTCGCGGCGCTCACGCATCTCCGCGGCCTGCTCGATGCCGCCGGAGCGCTCCCACCACTGCGCGCCGACGACGTGGGCGCGGAGGGTGCCCTCGCGCAGTGCGCGCTCGTAGATGCCCTGCACGTCTTGCACGCCGCTGACGGCGCCGCCGATCATGGCGTCCTGCCAGCCGGTGATGCCGAGGGAGATGAGTGCGTCCTGCGCGGCCATCAGGCCGGCGTAGGCGACATCATCGCTGATGATCGGGCGGACGTGGGCGAAGAGTGCCTCTGCCCCCTCGTGGAAGGTGCCGGCCGGGGTGCCGTCGGCCTCGCGCTCGATCCGACCGTCGGCGGGGTCGGGGGTGTTGGCGTCGATGCCGGCCAATGCGATGGCGGCGGAGTTCGCCCAGGCGCTGTGGTGGTCACGGCTGTTCAGCAGCACGGGCACGTCGGGAACGATCGCGTCCAGCAGCGCGCGCACGGGTGCGCCACCGGGGAAGTGGTCCATCGACCAGCCGCCGCCGCCGATCCATTCGATGCCGGGGTTCGCGTCGTAGTAGGCCTTGACCGTGGCGACCGACTCCTCTGCGCTCTCCGAACCGCTGAGATCGCAGGTGAGCATCTCGACGCCGCCGCCGGCGGGGTGCACGTGTGCGTCCTGGAAACCGGGGGCCAGTAGGGCACCGCCGAGCTCGATGACCTGCGTGTGCTCGCCGATGAGGGCCGCGGCTTCCTCGTGGGGCACGACGGCGACGATGCGCCCGCCGGTCACGGCAACGGCGTGACCCGACACCGGTTCACCGGTCCCGGTGAACACCGCACCACCTTGGAAAAGAATCTCTACAGCACTCACTCAGTTCCCGCTTCCTCGTCGAATGGGCCAGACGAGCCGAGACTATTCAGTGCGAGTCGCTATTGTCAACAGTGTTGACAACGGTGCTGTTCAACTCGTTATGCTGACTGCGTGCCACACCCCGCCATCGCTGCCGATGGGCGAGCGAGCATGCCAGCATGGAACGACGACAGTTGACGATCGGATGGCGACTATGGCAACAGCGGTGAAGCGCACGAGCACGCGCCCCAAAACGAGCGGTGCGACACGGGTACCGCTCGATCGCGAGCGGATCATCGCCGTGGGCCTGGAGCTCGCGGCGGAACCGGGCAGCCTGTCGATCTCGGTCCGCGAGCTCGGCACGCGCCTCGGCACAGACCCGACCGCGATCTACCGCCACTTCCGCAACAAAGAGCAGTTGATGCAGGCGTTGCTGGACGAGGTCATCCA carries:
- a CDS encoding amidohydrolase, producing the protein MFTGTGEPVSGHAVAVTGGRIVAVVPHEEAAALIGEHTQVIELGGALLAPGFQDAHVHPAGGGVEMLTCDLSGSESAEESVATVKAYYDANPGIEWIGGGGWSMDHFPGGAPVRALLDAIVPDVPVLLNSRDHHSAWANSAAIALAGIDANTPDPADGRIEREADGTPAGTFHEGAEALFAHVRPIISDDVAYAGLMAAQDALISLGITGWQDAMIGGAVSGVQDVQGIYERALREGTLRAHVVGAQWWERSGGIEQAAEMRERREAVRALGHEDRFSLGTVKIMVDGVAENQTAAMLTPYRDSCGHDTANSGLSFIDPEKLREIVTALDADDFQVHFHALGDRAVKEALDALDAARGANGETDGRHHLAHLQVVAEADAARFAPLGAVANIQALWATHEDQLDQLTLPFMQEGAVARQYPFGDLVRGGARLAAGSDWPVSSANPLEAIHIAVNRVVPGSDSEPLGGAHQRISLAEAMAAYTSGTAYVNHRDHDTGSVREGYLANLVVIEPNPFSLPLEEIYSASVVSTWIDGTLAYARND